The DNA window TGAATTATTATTCGATTTAATTTTTAATTATTCCAGTTTGTTCATTTCTTACACAAGAAAACAAACTTCGATTTGTTTTCTGCGCAGAAATGAGCTAGTTTGCTCATTTCTTGCGTCCTGTTCGTCGAGGAGCAATCTTACCAACTTTACGTCCAGGTGGAGCACCACGAGGTGATTGAGTAGGTCGTCCTTTAATGTGAGAGCATTTACCACCAAATGGATGGTCTACTGCGTTCATTGAAATACCACATACTTTTGGATAGAGTTTATTGCGTGCACGCATTTTCTTATAGCGATTACCTGCTTTAAGGAAGGGCTTGTCAGGTCGACCAGCACCAGCTAAAGCACCAACTGCAGCACGACAAGTCGGTAAAAATAATTTTTCTTTACGTGAAGGAAGAAGAACTCGAACACCTTCTTGTCCACGAGAAACAATACGAGCAAAAGCACCACTTGCACGAACTAATTTTCCGCCATCTCCCGGACGTAGTTCAATATTATGAATAAGAGTACCCTCAGGGATATCTTTTAGTAAAAGGATGTTCCCAGCACTAACTTGTGCATCTTGACCTGCTTGAACTATATCCCCTACTTTGATACCATCTGGAGCAAAAGCAAGAGTAGAATTCAAATTAGTAGCTGAATTAAAAGCAACCCTCATAAGAGGAGAACTGTGACCTGCGCAATGAACTAATTCGACAACTTGACCAGCACCTTCACCGTCATACAATTTAACTGCTCCCTCAAATTTAAAACTAGCAGATCGATATGTTGGTGAGCCGCGTCCTCGGCGTTGTTGAACTAAGTTTTTACCCATTTTTAATACCTAAATTAATCCCAAGTCAGAACTAATATCTGACGCTGGCGTCGAAGGATGTAAACGAACAACAGCTCGTTTTTCTCCTCGAATGGAATTTTGAATGTTAACTTTTAATACTTTAACTTTAAAGAGCATTTCTACTGCAACTTTTACATCTAACTTGGTAGCTCTTGAATGAACCACAAATGAAAGTTTGTTATCAAACTCAATTTGTCGAATGCATTTCTCTGTGGAAAGAGGATGATGCAACACTTGATGAGGATCAAAGCCAGCTTCGCGCAATGATGCAAAACGATCCGATTGAGTTTGTGTTTGAGTAGTAGTTGCCATGGTTTAGATAAATAAACGTTTCTTTTCTAATATTTCAAGTGCAGAAGCAGTCCAGAGAGTAACTCGTCCAGGTAATGCTCCAGGTGCAAGTAAATTAACATTAAGGGAATTTGCACAAACAATGTCAAGACCAGCAATATTGCGTGCTGCATGAAGCAGAGGGCATTTTTCACCAACAACTACGAGAACGCCTTTTTTACGTTTATAAGGGCGGCTACGCAATTTACCAACGCCTGCACGAATTTTTTTCACTCCACTGCGTTCAAGTTCTTCGCTAAAACCAAGAGCAGTAAGTGCACTAACAACATCTTTTGTTTTGGAAATTGATTCAAATGAGGTTTCAATAACAAATGGGTAACCTGTAGGAACTTTGTGACCCCGTTTAGTTACTACTGCCAAATCCATAGTTGCTGCAATAGCGGAGCGAATAGCTTTACGTCGTTCTTTAACATTAATTTGTTCAACGAGATCTTTCTGAGCTTTAGGAGGATGAGCACGATGACCGCCACGTACATGAGGAGCATATGCTGCCACCCAATTCATTCTCATACCTCGTCGAGACATGATTTTACGATTATCACGTGAGATGCCAAAACCGTATGAGCCACGATAATTACGACGGCGTTTACTTAACTTTGAAGAATGACGAAGACCAGCTAAAGGAGAACCACCTATAGGTTGACGTTGTGCACTTGCATATGCAGCAACAGCCCGTTGAATTAAATCAGGACGGAATTCTTCATTAAATTGAACTGGTAAGTCGTGATGACCTACTTCTTTTTTCTCTTTGTTAAGGATAGCGATTTTCATGATTAATGAGAGATGTGAACAATCTCAGGTACCTCTTTCGTAAAACCTTTTGCCCGAATTGGTCGCGTAAGAAGCACAGGACGCTTTGCAGAGCCAAAAACAGAGCCTTTGATAAGAACATATGTTTGTTTAAGAATGCCGTAATGAGCAATACCACCCGCAGGAGTAATTGCTGCACCATCAGAACCAATCTTAAGAATATGTTTATTATAATCAGTACGGGAATGATACCCCATTTTTCCTGATTGAGGAACAGTAAATTCAACACGTTTAGGTGACCAAGAACCTAACGTAGCAATACCACGTTTGGTTTTTTCCGCTTTATGTTGTCGAATAGGAACACCATATCGTTTAACAGTACCTTGAAACCCTTTTCCTTTAGTAGTACCATGGACATCAGCAAGAGTTCCTACTTCAAAGACATCTTCAACTTTAAGTTCTTTACCAAGAATATCTTTAGCATACGCTAGTTTTTCAGATACAGCACCACCAAGAGCAACTTCAAGAACTTTAGGTTTTTTAGCTTCAACAGTGATTAAAGAAGGTTGAGTATGCACCAAAAGACGTACATCACTAAATTCTTTAATGGAATCGAATGAGTGAGATTTATTTTTTGGTAAAGGAAGAACACGAGCTAAATCTTTGTGTAATTTAGGAGAAAGAACGCAACCAATTTTACGTACACCAGTCCCCCATCTTCCGTAAAATACTACTCCTGCAACAACCATAGGAGGACATTCAATAATAGTAGTAGGCATGGAAATACGTTCGCCTTTTGTCATTGATTTCGCACGAGCATCATTAATCATGACATGAGTCATACCTACTTTGTAACCGATAAAACCTAATGGTTTAAGTTTAGTCTCAACAGCCCAAGAACGAACGCGCACTAATGTGTGGCGTGATCTCTTACGAGGCCAGAACTGCATACTTCCGCGACGAGGATGATGATTTTTTGGCATTTTAAGTTAAACCTATTAATTGAGCATAAGCTCTTGGTTCCCAACCAGATATCACAAAGATATCGCATGCAAACAGCCTATACATGGTGCCATCCCAGAAACTGCGATGGTTACCTTTTCAGGCCAGCACACCCATCATATTGAACCGATCTAGTCGGTCAGTGTACGATAAGCGTTGAAAGTGGTTTGTTGGGAAAAGCGGTTATTTATAAATGTTTCTACATTCAAGAATGTAAAAAAGATTAAAACTAGAAAGATAGATCAGGGGTTTGAAGAAGCCTATGCGGTGCTTTTGCAAGTTTGCCACCTTTCCCATTACGACTATCCCACTCGTCTGCAAGATACCAAAACACTTCTCGCGCGTGACCAAACTTATTCAAAAGTGTAAGTTCTTGGGCAGTTACTTTTATCTCACCCGAACTAGCTTGAACTTTTGAAAAATAAAAACCGATATAACTTGAAAACGCAAGATAAGAAATTCGTTCTACAAAAATATTCACATCACTATGTAGCCCGATATCCCCATTTACTAGACGATCAGGAAGATGAAGCCGTGCAGTAATAATATCTTCATTGCCAACTTGCTCTCGTCCTCTTCCATCAAAAGAGAGTGAACCATATCGAGAATCAAGAAAGTGAGCAAGACGCGGTTGCGTTAAAGTATACAATTGAGTAGTACATCTAACTGCAGTTGAGTACAAATCATCAATACTCGCAGTAGCTGCCCGATCAGGAAAATGGGTAATAAACATACTTATGCGGCGCTAATAGGCCATTTAAAAAAGTTGTGACGTAAAAGTGAACGGACAAGAAGGACTTGACAAATCTACTGAGCCAAAATATTATATAACAGGTTTGGTTTATGTTTATTGATGGAAGCAGTTGATAAAAGATATTTCATGCGAATCGCAGCACTAATCTTTGGTTGGATCGTCACCGAACTCCTATTTCAAACAGTTATTCTTAAATCTGGAGTGTTCGAAGGGGTTCTTTGGTTAATCCTAAATATAGTAATTCGAGTCGGGATTATGGTTGCTATCGGTATTTTAACTTTATTTTATATAAAGAAAAAAATGGATAATATTAGCTACTAAGAATTTACTTTTTCAACTCCCTAACCTTCTCCAACACCGCCTGTGCATGCCCTTTCACTTCCACCGGACTCCAGACGTGACGCACGATTCCTTTCGGATCAATCAAAAATGTTGAGCGAACCACACCCATATACTCTCTTCCCATAAATTTCTTCTTAGCCCACACGCCATATAATTCTGCAAGTTGCTTTTCTGTATCAGAAAGCAATGTAATTGACAATGCATGTTTCTCAATGAACTTACAATGTGACTTCCCATTATCCGGACTCACACCCCAAATTAATGCACTTTCTTTCTCTAATTCCCTATTCAATTTGGTGAAATCGATTGCTTCAATCGTACAACCAGGCGTATCATCTTTAGGATAAAAATAGAACACGAGCCATTTGCCTTTGGCATCTTTAAGTGATGTGAGCTTACCAGTTTGGTCAGGAACAGAAAAATCGACAGCTTTGGAATTAAGAGTAGGTATTGGCATGTTAAGATCAATACAAAAGAAGTTTTTATAGTTATTGTTAATTGTGACATCTCAACGAACAAATAGATGAAGTTTTGTATGGTCTAAAAAATAAAATACTTTTCCACAAGACTAACCTACAACCCTAATCGTGGCAGAGGAAATGGAACTTTGGGAAAATCACTAGGGATACCCGAATGCGGCTTAAGCATGGATTCTAATTTCCCAGTCTCTTTTCGAAATGCATCATGGCCAGAACCTATAAAATCGACGCGACAACGCGCTTGGACACCGCACCCACAATCATGAGTTTTATAATGAATACTTCCCACCCACATCGAATTCCATTCCACACCATCAAAATGTTCGTGACAATAAAGACACATTAACCATTGTGCTTCTTTAGGGAGTTGTGGCATTCACATAAAATTGACCCCAAACTTTATATAATTTCTGCGATAAAAAAGGGATATGTATCTTTTTTCTAACAGTATAGGTCATTTTATTTTTGATGAAAAAGGGAATTGGGTAGAAGAAATACTCTGCCAAGACACCAATCCTGCCTACAAAGAATCACTGCAAAAGTTAGAATCGAAATATAAATCCCTCAAAGCTATTCCACCGGAAAAAGCACCATTTGCTCTTTCACATCTACATAACAGTAGATATTATTCTTTATTTCGTGAAAGCAACAAAGAATTCAGTGCGCAAGCACTGCGAGATAGCGTTGGAACAGACTCATTATTAGTGCAAACCGTAAGTGCTATCGAAGAAATCGACAAGGTTACAAATCTTCTCACCAAACGACTACGCGAATGGCATGCACTGACTCTACCTGAAATTGGAGAACTAATCTCTAACCATGAACATTTCACGCAATTAGTAGCGCAACACTCGCGTCAAGAGCTCATCGATCAAAAAAAGATTACCAAAACTCTTGGAGCGCCACTTCTAGACATCGATCTTGCGCAAATTATCTTACTCGCATCTCAAATTTCAAATCTTTATACCCTACGACAACAATATGAATTTTACCTTAAAGAAACCATGAAAACCCACTGCCCAAATCTACTTGAACTTGCAGGAGCAACGATTGGCGCAAAATTAATAGTAATGGCTAAAGGTCTCAAAAATCTTGCGCTCTTACCAGCATCAACCATTCAACTCTTTGGAGCAGAAAAAGCCCTCTTTCGCCACATCGCAACTGGTGCAAGATCACCAAAATATGGCATTATTATCAATCATCCATTAGTGCAAAATACCAAAAAAGACGACAAAGGAAAAGCCGCACGTTTACTTGCTGACAAACTTTCATTATGCGCCCGTCTAGATTATTTCAAAGGTGAATTCAAAGCACCTGCGTTTAAAGCAGAGTTAGAAGAAAAATTTAAACATGAGTAAGATCAAACCAACAACCACGAGGAGTAAGAAGAATAGTGAAACAGAACTACTTGCCACACTAATGGAATTGCAGCGACGCAACTTAGTTCTCTCCGAATGGGCACAAGAAAATACTCTCAAACAACGTGCAATTCAAATGCAAGAAGAAGTTGAAGAACTTCTCACAGAAATAAATCGTGCTCAACCTAATACACAACGTATCAAAGATGAGTTAGGAGACGTATTATGGGATTGTCTTGGCACAATTTCGCGTGCAGAACATGAAGGACTTTTCAAAATGCAGGAAGTCCTAGCACATATTCACACAAAATTTGCCGAGAGAAAACCATTCCTTATTGAAAATAGAAAAGTAAGTCGAGAGGAAGAATCACGAGTTTGGCACGAGGCAAAAGCAAAACAAAAATTAGAGCAAGGAGAATAGGAAATGGCCACTGAGAAAAAAACCTACATGGGACAAAAACAGCCTAAATTCAAAAAATTTAGTATGGACACCAGTGACATCCCGGAGAATAAAGTACGTGCCCCCTCTGCTACAACAAAAAATGCGTCTCTCAACCCCTATGAAAAATCTCGAGTAACCGGACAATCTCCAACTCCTTTTCGAGCTCGACAAGAGACGCCAACATCGACAATAAAACCAGTATCGCAAACCAAACCCTCAAATCAGTTTGTCAAACCACTCCCATTCATTCAAAATCGTATGCCCGATCAACCACAAGAAAATAAAGAGTCATCCAACATAGGATTTAGATCAAGAGACAGCGCAACAAGCAAAGTCACTCCCCATAAAGTTTTTGAACTTTATGAAAGTGGACGCTATCTTTATACTAAAAGCATCCTTCCAGGATTTGCGCCATTTGACGAAAAACTAATACGACAAAGCGATGGTGAATATCGTGAGCTTGACCCACGCCGTAGCAAATTAGGTGCTGCTGTTGCGAAAGGGGCAACCAACATTGGTATTCGCAAAAATGATGTTGTACTTTATCTTGGAATTAGTCACGGATACACGGCTTCATTTGTCAGTGACATGGTAGGAAAAGAAGGAATCGTTTTTGGTGTTGATCCTGCCCCTCGTGTTATTCGTGATGCAATATTTCTATCACAAAAAAGAACCAACATCATTCCCCTTCTTGCTGATGCTAATCACCCCGAAGAATATATTGGAAAAATATGTCAAGCAGACATTGTCTTTCAAGATATTGCCCAACGCAATCAGGCTGACATCTTCATTAATAATTGTAATATCTTTCTCAAACCAGGAGGCTATGGCTTACTTGCCGTGAAAGCGCGCAGCATTGATATTCGACGTAAACCCAAAGATCTCTTTAACGAAATTCGACTTCAGTTAGAAAAAATCTTTACCGTCATTGACTTTCGCATTCTTGAACCATTTGAAAAAGATCATTGTATGATCATTGTAAAGAAGTAAGAAAAAACACTAAAAACAAACAAATTTAAACACGCAAAATATACTTCTTCCATGCAAAAAGAGGCTCAACACCAGATAGAACAGTACGCAAAACAAATTCTCCCCACGTTTTCCAAACAACTTCAACATCTTATCAACATTCGTTCGGAAAGTCAAGATCCAGCCCAACGTAAAAATCTCCCAAAAATTCTGCAAGCAATAGGCAAGATCATGCAAGAGATGGACATAAAATACCAGATCATCCCAAATCATGGCTATCCTATTCTCATCGCTACCATCCCTGCAAAAAAGAGCAATCAAACTATCACACTCTACAATCATCTTGATGTCCAACCCGCAGACGCCAAGGATTGGCAACTACAAAAATACGCAATGAAACACCCCTTCGATGCCAAAGAAAAAAATGGTATAATCAGAGGACGAGGAGCTACGGATGATAAAGGTCCAGCACTCACAGCACTCCATGCTCTTAACGCACTCCAAAAATTGAACTTGCCTCATCCAACGATCCAAATTATCTATGAAACAGAAGAAGAAAGTGGGAGTAATCATTTCACAGCATTTCTGCAAGAAAATAAAAAACTGCTCAAAAAACCTAACGCCATACTTGTAACAGACACTATCTTTGAAGGTGACCACCCCTCAATTACCTGCAGTTTACGTGGACTCGCAAAAACAGAAATCATTGTCCCATTAAAATCGGAACACAAAAAAAGTGATAACCCGCCTTTCGAAGTAATTGACATCATCGGAGGGGATCAGCGAAAAGAAGGTGTTGCTACCAAAATCCCACCTCAAGCCACCGTGAAGGTACGATCAGACAACCCCAGTTACTTCGTACACTATGCCAAAAAAAATTATCCTCGCTTTAAGATCACACAACACGAAAATCTCGTCACCATCACAGCAAAAGTGGGAACCAAAGATATTCACTCTGGTGTGTTTGGAGGAATTGTAAGAAACCCTCTAACCACTCTTTGCCATATAGCCGGTTCATATGCCACAACACAATTGCAAATCCCCCCCGCACAGCAAAATTCACTCACTCAGCTCTGCACTTTCATTGCCAAAACAGTTGAATTCAAGACTGGAAAAATCAAAATCGCACAGTTCTACAAAGACACACCACAGATTACCCCTAAACTTCGTTCCCATCTTCAAGCAACTGCCAAAGCTGTTAATCTCTTTCATGATCTTCAGCATGAAGGCATTGATCTTACACAACTCTATACCAAAGATGGAGTCGAAGCGCGCATACGTGCATGGTATCAGCCAACTTTAGAGTTACATGGTTTTGTGATTGATAAAGAAAAACAACATGTACGTCTCAAAGTGACCTCACGTCTCGTTGGAAAACAAAATCCACACAAAATTCTTCAGCTCATTGAACAACACACCCGCACCATCATCTCCCAAGCTCACTGTACACACCACATGGGAACACCCGCTATTATGACAGAAGTGGAAAACTCCTACATCAATATTGCTGCCAAAACCTGCACCAAACACTTTGGTAAAAAAACATTATTTGTTGGAGGAGGAGGAACGATCGGCTCCATGCCGCCATTTGCCAACACCTTCCCTAACACCCCCATTGTATTTCTCGCATTAAGCAAAATGTCTGATGGATATCATGCCCCTAATGAATGTTACGAACTTGCGCAGGCAGCAAAAGGGATGAATGTAATAGCACACTATTTACATGAGATCGCCACAAAAGGATTATAAACTTCTTTTTCTTCATGTAAAATATGTCACTTCTCAACGAAGCTGGATATCTCTATGTTCTCTCCAAAGATCTGATGAGTGTAAATAAAAAAATCCGCAAACATGCACAAAAAGCGCGTGAACATTTTGATGACCACACTAAAGCTACACGTCATGAAGACAAACAAAAACATTACGTAAAACATACTGACGCCACCGCAAAAGTACGTAAATTGGCAGAAAAACATAATGAAATTCTACGAAAAATACAACGTCACCAAGTTGCCTTTGCGCATTCTTTAAGAGATGAAACCAAATTAACATAGAAAACAACATTGCCTATCGACAAAAATCAAGAAATTTAATTCTCTTTCTTCGGCTTGACATGAATAATGTTGACAGGACATACATCTGCTGCTTCTTGATTCGTCGCACGATCTTCTTCAGTAGAAATATCTAATTGCCAATGATCTTCTTTAAGAAGAGCATCTTTGGAATCTTTAATTCCTTTGACTTCCTTTGAACCTTTGAGATGAGCAAGACCTTCCTGATCCATCTCCCAAAATTGTGGCGCGATTGCTGCGCATGCACCGCAGCTAATACAATCCTTTTTCAGATGGAATACTATATTTTTCGCCATATCAAAGAGACGAACAGGGGTTTCTTTAAGAAGTTTATGGTGTCTTTAGGTAAAAAAGATCGACAAGATAAGAAAGAGAACCAACAGCTCCGTAGAAAAGGTCTACCAAAAAGCTTATAACGCAAAAAAAGCTACCTTCCCAAATGCAAAAAAGAGACAGTTTTGTGGTTATAATACTTATTCTCTTTTCATTAGTTCTCCTCACAAGTTGTAATAAAGTGCCGGGTGGAAGCACCCCTCAAGATACAGCGGGTCTACTCAAACAAGTACAATCAGGAACACAAGGGGTCGCATTAACCGTGCTTGCTAATTTTCCTCCTGCAACAATCTATGATGATAATGAGCTCATCTCTATTGTTGAAATTCAAAATCGAGGAAATTTTAATCTTGAACCCAGTGACTGTTTTGTCCAAGTAACCGGATTTGATCCAAATATTATTCGCGGAGGATTTGGCATTCCACGATCCTGTGGGGAGAGCCTTGGAACACTTGAAGGAAAAAGTATTTACAATGTTCAAGGAAGCATAAACCAAGTTGAGTTCAACGCGCCTTCAATTACACTTCCTACCGATGTTATTGAATATACTCCTACTCTTAATTATGTTACATGTTATAACTACGAAACAAAAGCAAGCCCTGTAGTCTGTGTAGACCCCCTTTTCTATCAAGTCACACCTGAACAAAAAACCTGTCGTCCAGCCAATGTAGGCATGGGTGGTGGTCAAGGTGCCCCAGTAGCAATTAATAGTGTCAATGTAGATATGGTTGGCAAAAATCGTGCCGTCTTTGAGATTAGTATTTCAAACCAAGGAGGAGGTCAAGTTCTTAGCCCCTCAACAGGAATCCAAAATTGCGGCCAAGGGATTCTAGAACGAAATGATCTTAACTTTGTTAATTTTGACGTGTCCATCGCCGGACAAAGTCCTATTGAATGTAAACCGAAAGATCGCACCGTTCGTCTTTACAATAATCAAGCAAAAATCATCTGCACATTCAATATTCCAGGAACTATTGCCTACCAAACTCCTCTTCAGATCACATTACAATACAGTTATATGCAATCACAAACACGCCCTGTCCGCATTGTAGCAACCCCTAAATAAGCAGTAATAAATAAAATAAATCGAAGTACAGATCAATCAACCTTCTTTAGTCCAGTAAACTTTAAATACGCTATCCTCTTCATTCCACCTAAAAAGAGTAAAGAGGGTTGATGATGAAACGCGCAATTATAACAGTACTTTTCGTTCTAAGCATGCTTATTGTCTCTTGTGGAACTTCTGATCCGCAAGCGCAAACAGGCAGCGTATTTAAAGGAGGATCGCAAGGCGTCCTTGCCCACTTCGAGCCATTTGGTGTCGAAGAAAGCGGTATTCAATCAATATTTGATTCTGAAGCATTCCCTATTGAAGTTACCGTAAATAACAAAGGGGAATATAAAATTCAACCAGCAGACATTGATGTAGAACTTCTTGGACCTTCAACGGAAGAATTTCAAGGAATTGCATCTCGCACTCTTGCAAATCAAGATGAACTTGAAGAAATTTCTGATCTCTCACCTGAAGGCGGAGAAGAAACCATTGCATTTGCATCAGATGCAAGATTTAACGGAGAAGTTACCAATTATCTTGATCGTGATTGGTTTGCAAATTTAGAATATAATTACAAAACCTACCTTGTTATTCCTGAAGTGTGCCTTAAAGAAGACCTCACTGATGATCGTGTATGTAATGTTAACGAGAAAAAATCGTTCTTTGTATCTGGATCACCCATTACCGTTGAATCTGTAGAACAAGACACTGCAGGAAAAGGAGTTATGGCTCTTAAAATCAAAATCAAGAATACCGGTACTGGTGACGTAACCAAAGTTGGCAGCGAATTTGACGAAACCCGTGAAGAACTTGCATTTTCCATTGATGACGCTGATTGGGAATGTAAATCTGCAGGAAAAGTCAACGAAGCCCGCCTCTACAACGGTCAAGCAGAATTATTGTGTAAACTCAAAAACCCTCTTGACGCAGACGAACTTTCTACTAAACAAGTACGCTTAACCTTTGACTTTCGCTACCGCGAATTGGTTAAACAAAGTTTGAGAATCAAAGAAAGCGCAAATTAGGATTTTGATTTACTTTTTATTTTTTTAATCTTTTTTATACGCAATGTTTGCATCTTTTCTTTCAGAAACGTAACGGTAAGTTCTACTACCTCTTTTTCTTTTCCATGATAAATGTGATCCGCACCGTTCACAATCTCAAAACGACTCAGCTTGTTCAAAAAAGGGACTAATGTGTGTGCTACATCCAGAGAAATAAGAGTGTCCCGATCACCATAAATAAGGAGAACGGGGCAAGAAATCTTTTGCAAAGCAGCACAAGAATTATATTTCATACCATCAACAACAAATTCCGACTTTAACTCAAATGAGCCATATCGATTTGTAATCTTTTTAAGACCGGTCTTTTTCCAAGAATCATCAAGCATAAATCCCTCTCGCTGACAAGTTTTGAAGTTCACCACTGGCGATTGAGCTACGATCGAACTTATTCTTGTATCGGTTGGTGCATAAACTAAACAAGTCATGGCTCCTAATGAATGTCCAACTAAACTCATTCGAGAAGAATCGACACAAGATAGAGACCCTAAATAGTCTAGCGCTGCGCGAATTATTGTACATTGAAGAGAGATAGTCATGTCACTTTTGGAAATAGCACTACACTTATCTGGAAAATCATAAAAATCAAATAATAAAATAATAAATTTCTGTTCAGCCAATGTTTTAGCTAGTGCTACATTTCTCTCTTCTCGTATCCCACCAGAAAATCCAGGAACATACAAAACCGCAGGAAATGGACCTTTTCCAGCAGGAGTATAAAGAATACCACCAATCGTATGAGAACCAAACGGAAAAGATACCG is part of the Candidatus Woesearchaeota archaeon genome and encodes:
- a CDS encoding 50S ribosomal protein L4 — protein: MKIAILNKEKKEVGHHDLPVQFNEEFRPDLIQRAVAAYASAQRQPIGGSPLAGLRHSSKLSKRRRNYRGSYGFGISRDNRKIMSRRGMRMNWVAAYAPHVRGGHRAHPPKAQKDLVEQINVKERRKAIRSAIAATMDLAVVTKRGHKVPTGYPFVIETSFESISKTKDVVSALTALGFSEELERSGVKKIRAGVGKLRSRPYKRKKGVLVVVGEKCPLLHAARNIAGLDIVCANSLNVNLLAPGALPGRVTLWTASALEILEKKRLFI
- a CDS encoding alpha/beta fold hydrolase; this encodes MKQTPVSFPFGSHTIGGILYTPAGKGPFPAVLYVPGFSGGIREERNVALAKTLAEQKFIILLFDFYDFPDKCSAISKSDMTISLQCTIIRAALDYLGSLSCVDSSRMSLVGHSLGAMTCLVYAPTDTRISSIVAQSPVVNFKTCQREGFMLDDSWKKTGLKKITNRYGSFELKSEFVVDGMKYNSCAALQKISCPVLLIYGDRDTLISLDVAHTLVPFLNKLSRFEIVNGADHIYHGKEKEVVELTVTFLKEKMQTLRIKKIKKIKSKSKS
- a CDS encoding fibrillarin-like rRNA/tRNA 2'-O-methyltransferase translates to MATEKKTYMGQKQPKFKKFSMDTSDIPENKVRAPSATTKNASLNPYEKSRVTGQSPTPFRARQETPTSTIKPVSQTKPSNQFVKPLPFIQNRMPDQPQENKESSNIGFRSRDSATSKVTPHKVFELYESGRYLYTKSILPGFAPFDEKLIRQSDGEYRELDPRRSKLGAAVAKGATNIGIRKNDVVLYLGISHGYTASFVSDMVGKEGIVFGVDPAPRVIRDAIFLSQKRTNIIPLLADANHPEEYIGKICQADIVFQDIAQRNQADIFINNCNIFLKPGGYGLLAVKARSIDIRRKPKDLFNEIRLQLEKIFTVIDFRILEPFEKDHCMIIVKK
- a CDS encoding 50S ribosomal protein L23, yielding MATTTQTQTQSDRFASLREAGFDPHQVLHHPLSTEKCIRQIEFDNKLSFVVHSRATKLDVKVAVEMLFKVKVLKVNIQNSIRGEKRAVVRLHPSTPASDISSDLGLI
- a CDS encoding 50S ribosomal protein L2 — translated: MGKNLVQQRRGRGSPTYRSASFKFEGAVKLYDGEGAGQVVELVHCAGHSSPLMRVAFNSATNLNSTLAFAPDGIKVGDIVQAGQDAQVSAGNILLLKDIPEGTLIHNIELRPGDGGKLVRASGAFARIVSRGQEGVRVLLPSRKEKLFLPTCRAAVGALAGAGRPDKPFLKAGNRYKKMRARNKLYPKVCGISMNAVDHPFGGKCSHIKGRPTQSPRGAPPGRKVGKIAPRRTGRKK
- a CDS encoding 50S ribosomal protein L3, coding for MPKNHHPRRGSMQFWPRKRSRHTLVRVRSWAVETKLKPLGFIGYKVGMTHVMINDARAKSMTKGERISMPTTIIECPPMVVAGVVFYGRWGTGVRKIGCVLSPKLHKDLARVLPLPKNKSHSFDSIKEFSDVRLLVHTQPSLITVEAKKPKVLEVALGGAVSEKLAYAKDILGKELKVEDVFEVGTLADVHGTTKGKGFQGTVKRYGVPIRQHKAEKTKRGIATLGSWSPKRVEFTVPQSGKMGYHSRTDYNKHILKIGSDGAAITPAGGIAHYGILKQTYVLIKGSVFGSAKRPVLLTRPIRAKGFTKEVPEIVHISH
- a CDS encoding M20/M25/M40 family metallo-hydrolase; its protein translation is MQKEAQHQIEQYAKQILPTFSKQLQHLINIRSESQDPAQRKNLPKILQAIGKIMQEMDIKYQIIPNHGYPILIATIPAKKSNQTITLYNHLDVQPADAKDWQLQKYAMKHPFDAKEKNGIIRGRGATDDKGPALTALHALNALQKLNLPHPTIQIIYETEEESGSNHFTAFLQENKKLLKKPNAILVTDTIFEGDHPSITCSLRGLAKTEIIVPLKSEHKKSDNPPFEVIDIIGGDQRKEGVATKIPPQATVKVRSDNPSYFVHYAKKNYPRFKITQHENLVTITAKVGTKDIHSGVFGGIVRNPLTTLCHIAGSYATTQLQIPPAQQNSLTQLCTFIAKTVEFKTGKIKIAQFYKDTPQITPKLRSHLQATAKAVNLFHDLQHEGIDLTQLYTKDGVEARIRAWYQPTLELHGFVIDKEKQHVRLKVTSRLVGKQNPHKILQLIEQHTRTIISQAHCTHHMGTPAIMTEVENSYINIAAKTCTKHFGKKTLFVGGGGTIGSMPPFANTFPNTPIVFLALSKMSDGYHAPNECYELAQAAKGMNVIAHYLHEIATKGL
- the bcp gene encoding thioredoxin-dependent thiol peroxidase, with translation MPIPTLNSKAVDFSVPDQTGKLTSLKDAKGKWLVFYFYPKDDTPGCTIEAIDFTKLNRELEKESALIWGVSPDNGKSHCKFIEKHALSITLLSDTEKQLAELYGVWAKKKFMGREYMGVVRSTFLIDPKGIVRHVWSPVEVKGHAQAVLEKVRELKK
- a CDS encoding NOP58 family protein translates to MYLFSNSIGHFIFDEKGNWVEEILCQDTNPAYKESLQKLESKYKSLKAIPPEKAPFALSHLHNSRYYSLFRESNKEFSAQALRDSVGTDSLLVQTVSAIEEIDKVTNLLTKRLREWHALTLPEIGELISNHEHFTQLVAQHSRQELIDQKKITKTLGAPLLDIDLAQIILLASQISNLYTLRQQYEFYLKETMKTHCPNLLELAGATIGAKLIVMAKGLKNLALLPASTIQLFGAEKALFRHIATGARSPKYGIIINHPLVQNTKKDDKGKAARLLADKLSLCARLDYFKGEFKAPAFKAELEEKFKHE
- a CDS encoding ferredoxin, translating into MAKNIVFHLKKDCISCGACAAIAPQFWEMDQEGLAHLKGSKEVKGIKDSKDALLKEDHWQLDISTEEDRATNQEAADVCPVNIIHVKPKKEN